One Rossellomorea aquimaris DNA window includes the following coding sequences:
- a CDS encoding Asp23/Gls24 family envelope stress response protein has protein sequence MSIELKTQYGQIDITNDVIAMIAGGAAVDCYGIVGMASKNQIKDGFTDILRKENFTRGVIVRQDEEEVHIDMYIIVSYGTKISEIAHNVQSKVKYTLDKTVGLAVDSVNIFVQGVRVTNP, from the coding sequence ATGTCCATCGAATTGAAAACGCAGTACGGACAAATTGATATTACGAATGATGTCATTGCAATGATTGCTGGAGGTGCAGCGGTGGATTGCTACGGAATTGTTGGAATGGCTTCAAAGAACCAAATTAAAGACGGTTTCACAGATATCTTACGTAAAGAAAATTTCACTCGCGGAGTGATTGTTCGTCAAGATGAAGAGGAAGTACATATTGATATGTATATTATTGTGAGTTATGGTACAAAAATTTCTGAGATTGCTCATAATGTACAATCCAAGGTTAAATATACTCTTGATAAGACCGTCGGCTTGGCGGTAGATTCAGTAAATATTTTTGTGCAGGGGGTTCGTGTCACGAACCCGTAG
- a CDS encoding DAK2 domain-containing protein, translating to MSITSLEGKRFAEMVIQGATQLSAHAQLVDALNVFPVPDGDTGTNMNLSMTSGAKEVQNHIQGHIGNVAAALSKGLLMGARGNSGVILSQLFRGFGKAIEGKESLSSAEFANALQTGVETAYKAVMKPVEGTILTVAKDAARKGVSVAETENDFVKLMQAIVDEAQASLNRTPDLLPVLKEVGVVDSGGQGLLFVYEGFLAELKGEKVSNQASLPSMNDLVSAEHHKTAQDFMSTEDIEFGYCTEFMVRFEQDKQSFDEEDFRQDLSGFGDSLLVISDDELAKVHIHSEQPGDVLTYGHKYGSLINIKIENMRQQHSSIVGETKPVKAQAPAAPKEVDFAIVTVAMGEGISDLFKSIGATAVIEGGQTMNPSTEDIVKAVEEVNAKKVIIMPNNKNIIMAADQAAEVLEMEVAVVPTKTVPQGMAALLAFNPSASVEDNKQLMTEASKQVKTGQITFAVRDTNIDGVAIAKDDFMGIAEGKIVISDHDRQKSAQSLLEKMLDEDSEILTILYGEDVTDEDVHSLKEYVEEHYEDVEVEVHNGKQPLYSYIFSVE from the coding sequence GTGTCGATTACATCTTTGGAAGGAAAACGTTTTGCTGAAATGGTGATACAAGGTGCCACCCAATTATCTGCGCATGCGCAGCTGGTTGATGCGCTGAACGTTTTTCCTGTTCCTGATGGTGATACTGGAACAAATATGAATTTATCCATGACTTCTGGTGCGAAGGAAGTTCAAAACCATATTCAAGGTCACATTGGAAATGTGGCTGCCGCTCTTTCAAAAGGGTTATTGATGGGAGCAAGAGGTAACTCAGGTGTTATCTTATCCCAATTGTTCAGAGGCTTTGGTAAAGCGATTGAGGGGAAAGAATCCTTATCAAGTGCAGAGTTTGCCAATGCACTTCAAACAGGTGTGGAAACGGCTTATAAAGCGGTTATGAAACCTGTTGAAGGAACGATTCTAACGGTTGCGAAAGATGCTGCCAGAAAAGGTGTTTCTGTAGCTGAAACAGAAAATGATTTCGTGAAGCTAATGCAGGCAATCGTCGATGAGGCTCAGGCTTCGTTAAATCGTACACCTGATTTACTTCCTGTTCTAAAGGAAGTGGGAGTGGTTGATAGTGGTGGTCAAGGACTACTATTCGTTTATGAAGGATTTTTAGCTGAGCTAAAGGGAGAAAAGGTTTCAAATCAAGCTTCGTTACCGTCCATGAATGATCTTGTGAGTGCTGAGCACCATAAAACAGCTCAAGATTTCATGAGTACGGAGGATATTGAATTTGGATATTGCACTGAATTCATGGTCAGATTTGAACAAGACAAACAATCATTTGATGAAGAAGATTTCCGTCAGGATTTAAGCGGATTCGGTGATTCCCTGCTTGTCATAAGTGACGATGAACTAGCTAAAGTACACATCCATTCTGAACAACCGGGTGATGTATTGACGTATGGTCATAAATACGGAAGTCTCATCAATATCAAGATTGAGAACATGAGACAGCAGCACAGCAGCATCGTTGGTGAAACAAAGCCAGTGAAAGCGCAAGCTCCTGCTGCACCAAAAGAAGTTGACTTTGCCATTGTAACGGTTGCGATGGGTGAAGGGATTTCCGACTTGTTCAAAAGCATCGGCGCTACCGCTGTGATTGAAGGTGGTCAAACGATGAATCCAAGTACGGAGGATATCGTGAAAGCTGTTGAAGAAGTGAATGCGAAGAAAGTCATTATCATGCCAAATAATAAAAACATTATTATGGCAGCAGATCAAGCGGCAGAAGTTCTTGAAATGGAAGTGGCTGTTGTACCAACGAAGACAGTACCTCAAGGCATGGCTGCATTACTTGCTTTTAATCCATCAGCTTCTGTTGAAGACAATAAGCAGTTAATGACTGAAGCTTCAAAACAGGTCAAAACGGGTCAAATCACGTTTGCTGTAAGAGATACGAATATTGATGGTGTTGCGATTGCGAAAGATGACTTCATGGGAATCGCAGAAGGTAAGATTGTTATTTCTGATCATGACCGTCAAAAGTCGGCGCAAAGTTTATTAGAGAAAATGCTGGATGAAGACTCCGAAATTTTAACCATTCTATATGGTGAAGATGTAACAGATGAGGACGTACATTCATTAAAAGAGTATGTAGAAGAGCATTATGAAGATGTAGAAGTGGAAGTTCATAATGGTAAACAACCACTTTACTCCTATATATTCTCAGTTGAATAA
- the sdaAB gene encoding L-serine ammonia-lyase, iron-sulfur-dependent subunit beta, with protein MKYKSVFDIIGPVMIGPSSSHTAGAARIGRVARNLFRREPKWATISFYGSFAKTYKGHGTDVAIVGGILDYDTYDERIIESINVAKQKGIKVKFQEEDAITDHPNTARIRMGDDKGEIELVGISIGGGKVEIIELNGFELKLSGHHPAILVVHDDRFGAIASVSNVIAKHQLNIGHMDVSRKEKGQMALMTIEVDQPIDEAVINELTSLPNITQVTRISD; from the coding sequence ATGAAATACAAAAGTGTATTTGATATTATCGGTCCTGTTATGATTGGTCCATCAAGCTCCCATACAGCTGGTGCTGCCAGAATAGGAAGGGTGGCCAGAAACCTGTTTCGCAGGGAACCGAAATGGGCGACGATATCCTTTTATGGATCATTTGCAAAAACGTACAAGGGACATGGAACAGACGTAGCCATTGTAGGTGGAATCCTTGATTATGATACATATGATGAACGAATTATCGAATCAATCAATGTAGCAAAGCAAAAAGGAATAAAGGTAAAGTTTCAAGAGGAAGATGCCATCACGGATCATCCGAATACGGCTCGTATCCGGATGGGAGATGATAAAGGAGAAATCGAATTAGTGGGTATCTCCATCGGTGGAGGTAAAGTCGAAATTATCGAACTTAATGGATTTGAGCTCAAATTGTCAGGTCATCATCCTGCTATACTGGTCGTTCATGACGACCGATTTGGGGCGATTGCATCTGTCTCCAATGTCATTGCCAAACATCAATTGAACATCGGACATATGGATGTTTCGCGTAAAGAAAAGGGTCAGATGGCATTGATGACAATTGAAGTAGATCAGCCAATTGATGAAGCTGTCATCAATGAGTTAACGTCACTGCCCAATATTACTCAAGTTACCCGGATTTCCGATTAA
- the sdaAA gene encoding L-serine ammonia-lyase, iron-sulfur-dependent, subunit alpha, whose product MFRNVAELVELAESQNKKISDIMIEQEIEFTGKTFEEVYSQMERNLEVMEQAVARGLEGVKSHSGLTGGDAVLLQKYIEKGNSLCGDTILDAVSKAVATNEVNAAMGTICATPTAGSAGVVPGTLFAVKNKLNPTKDEMIRFLFASGAFGFVVANNASISGAAGGCQAEVGSASGMAAAAIVEMAGGTPSQSAEAMAITLKNMLGLVCDPVAGLVEVPCVKRNAMGAANAMVAADMALAGITSRIPCDEVIDAMYKIGQTMPVALRETAQGGLAATPTGRELEAKIFGVSLNKREDS is encoded by the coding sequence ATGTTTCGAAATGTAGCAGAGTTAGTTGAACTTGCTGAAAGTCAAAATAAGAAAATTTCTGATATTATGATCGAACAGGAAATAGAATTTACAGGGAAAACCTTTGAAGAAGTATACAGCCAAATGGAGAGAAACCTTGAAGTGATGGAACAGGCTGTAGCCAGAGGGCTGGAAGGTGTGAAATCACATTCAGGTTTGACAGGCGGGGATGCTGTGCTTTTACAAAAGTATATTGAAAAAGGCAACTCACTTTGTGGGGACACCATCCTGGATGCAGTAAGTAAAGCAGTAGCAACCAATGAAGTGAATGCTGCAATGGGGACGATTTGTGCGACGCCAACTGCAGGGTCTGCAGGAGTTGTTCCTGGAACATTGTTCGCTGTTAAAAATAAGTTGAATCCTACAAAAGATGAAATGATCCGCTTCTTATTTGCGTCTGGAGCGTTTGGGTTTGTTGTAGCGAATAACGCTTCCATCTCAGGTGCAGCGGGCGGATGTCAGGCTGAGGTTGGATCTGCCAGTGGAATGGCTGCAGCAGCGATTGTTGAAATGGCAGGAGGAACACCCAGTCAATCCGCTGAGGCCATGGCGATCACCTTAAAAAATATGTTAGGACTTGTGTGTGACCCGGTTGCGGGACTCGTAGAGGTACCCTGTGTGAAGCGGAATGCAATGGGAGCGGCCAATGCGATGGTTGCAGCGGATATGGCACTTGCAGGCATAACAAGTCGTATTCCATGTGATGAAGTGATTGACGCCATGTACAAAATCGGTCAAACAATGCCGGTGGCTCTCCGTGAAACGGCTCAAGGTGGATTGGCTGCCACCCCTACAGGCAGGGAGCTTGAAGCGAAAATCTTTGGGGTTTCCCTGAATAAACGTGAAGACTCATAA
- the recG gene encoding ATP-dependent DNA helicase RecG — protein MKTHNEGLTIQDIKGIGEETAVQLNAMGIYSVLDLLEYLPYRYEDYRLRDLEEVAHDERVTVEGKVHSEPALVYYGRKKSRLTLRILVGRNLVQAVFFNQPYLKKKINLHDTVTVTGKWDKNRQIITVQYFQSGPHGKQGDFEPVYSLKGSIKNNTLRKFIKKAYQDYSHLLTENLPHHLMEKYKLASRNDALYHLHFPDSTEDMKQARRRFVYEEFLLFQLKMQALRKFEREHSSGVQQHYDLDKVKAFIDSLPFPLTDAQKRVVNEISADMKSPYRMNRLLQGDVGSGKTVVSAIALYSSVTAGYQGALMVPTEILAEQHANSLSELLEPVGLSVALLTSSVKGKRRRLLLEKLKDGEIDILIGTHALIQEDVQFKHLGLVVTDEQHRFGVNQRRVLREKGESPDVLFMTATPIPRTLAITVFGEMDVSIIDQMPAGRKSIETYWAKADILSRVLSFMDKELDQGRQAYVICPLIEESDKLDVQNAIDVYNQLLHYFEGRYNVGLMHGRLHPDEKDEVMREFSANHLQVLVSTTVVEVGVNVPNATFMLIYDAERFGLSQLHQLRGRVGRGEHQSYCILLAEPKTEVGKERMKIMTETNDGFVLSEKDLELRGPGDFFGRKQSGLPEFKVADMVHDYRALEVARDDAAGLIQSDYFWKNPEYQPLREYLSGSGILEGEKLD, from the coding sequence GTGAAGACTCATAATGAAGGACTAACGATCCAGGACATCAAGGGGATTGGTGAAGAAACAGCTGTACAGCTGAATGCAATGGGGATTTATTCTGTTCTGGATTTGTTAGAATACCTGCCTTACAGGTACGAGGATTACAGGCTTCGAGACTTGGAGGAAGTCGCCCATGATGAGCGTGTCACAGTGGAAGGGAAGGTCCATTCAGAACCTGCATTAGTGTATTATGGGAGAAAAAAATCCCGTTTAACCCTGCGAATATTGGTTGGAAGAAATTTAGTGCAGGCTGTATTTTTTAATCAGCCGTATTTAAAGAAGAAAATAAACCTTCACGATACGGTGACGGTGACAGGGAAATGGGATAAGAACAGGCAAATCATAACGGTTCAGTATTTTCAGTCGGGACCCCACGGGAAACAGGGGGACTTTGAACCTGTTTATTCTTTAAAAGGTTCTATTAAAAACAACACACTTAGAAAATTTATTAAAAAGGCTTATCAGGACTACAGTCATTTGTTGACCGAGAACCTGCCTCATCATCTAATGGAGAAATATAAGCTGGCAAGTCGAAATGATGCTCTTTATCATCTTCATTTTCCGGATTCCACTGAAGACATGAAGCAGGCCAGAAGACGATTTGTGTATGAAGAGTTCTTGTTGTTTCAATTGAAAATGCAGGCGCTTAGAAAATTTGAAAGAGAACATTCGTCTGGCGTGCAGCAGCATTATGATTTAGATAAGGTCAAAGCTTTTATTGACTCTTTGCCGTTTCCTTTAACTGATGCACAAAAGCGAGTGGTAAACGAAATTTCAGCAGATATGAAGTCCCCTTATCGCATGAACCGCCTTTTACAGGGTGACGTTGGTTCCGGGAAGACTGTCGTATCGGCAATTGCATTATACTCCAGTGTAACCGCAGGATATCAAGGGGCTTTAATGGTTCCTACAGAAATTCTGGCAGAGCAGCACGCAAACTCTCTGAGTGAATTGTTGGAACCTGTGGGCCTTTCGGTTGCCCTGTTAACAAGTTCGGTAAAAGGAAAAAGAAGACGGCTTCTATTAGAAAAATTAAAAGACGGAGAAATTGATATTCTTATAGGAACACATGCACTTATTCAGGAGGATGTTCAATTTAAGCATCTAGGACTCGTCGTAACCGATGAACAGCATCGCTTTGGGGTGAATCAAAGACGTGTACTCAGGGAAAAAGGGGAAAGTCCTGATGTATTATTTATGACAGCGACTCCGATTCCACGGACTCTAGCCATTACGGTGTTTGGCGAAATGGATGTAAGTATAATCGACCAAATGCCAGCAGGAAGAAAGTCGATTGAAACTTATTGGGCTAAAGCGGATATCCTATCAAGGGTGCTTTCGTTTATGGACAAGGAGTTAGATCAAGGCAGGCAGGCCTATGTGATATGTCCGCTGATTGAAGAGTCGGACAAACTGGATGTTCAAAATGCGATAGATGTTTACAATCAATTGCTGCACTACTTTGAAGGACGTTACAACGTCGGCTTGATGCATGGAAGGCTTCACCCCGATGAGAAGGATGAAGTGATGAGGGAATTTAGTGCAAATCATCTTCAAGTACTTGTATCCACCACGGTTGTCGAAGTTGGTGTGAATGTTCCAAACGCTACTTTCATGCTGATATATGATGCCGAACGCTTTGGGTTGTCTCAGCTTCATCAGTTAAGGGGAAGGGTTGGACGCGGCGAGCATCAATCCTATTGCATTCTTCTTGCCGAACCGAAAACCGAGGTTGGAAAAGAACGAATGAAGATCATGACGGAAACCAATGATGGATTTGTCCTGAGTGAAAAAGACCTTGAACTAAGGGGTCCTGGGGATTTCTTTGGAAGAAAGCAGAGTGGGCTTCCTGAGTTTAAAGTGGCAGATATGGTGCATGACTATCGTGCATTGGAAGTTGCAAGAGATGATGCTGCAGGCTTAATTCAATCCGATTATTTCTGGAAGAATCCCGAATATCAGCCGCTCAGGGAGTATTTATCCGGATCGGGGATATTAGAGGGTGAAAAGCTAGACTAG
- the fapR gene encoding transcription factor FapR produces the protein MKLSKKERQGNLTVTIKENPFITDEELAERFRVSVQTIRLDRMELSIPELRERIKYVAEKSFEDEVKSLPIEEIIGEIIDIELDHSAISIFDVKQEHVFVRNGIARGHHLFAQANSLAVAVINDDLALTAKSTIRFTRPVKEGERVVAKAKVIHKKDQKDRTTVEVQSVVGGELVFTGEFEMYRSKKSAKDEA, from the coding sequence TTGAAACTTTCAAAGAAAGAAAGACAAGGAAACCTTACAGTCACGATAAAGGAAAATCCTTTCATAACAGATGAAGAATTAGCTGAACGTTTTCGAGTAAGTGTGCAGACAATCAGGTTGGATCGTATGGAACTATCGATTCCTGAACTTCGTGAACGGATTAAATATGTCGCAGAGAAATCATTTGAAGATGAAGTGAAATCATTACCTATTGAAGAGATCATTGGAGAAATTATTGATATAGAGTTAGATCATAGTGCGATTTCCATTTTTGATGTGAAACAAGAGCATGTTTTCGTTCGAAATGGTATAGCAAGAGGGCATCATTTATTTGCTCAAGCGAACTCTCTTGCTGTTGCCGTAATTAATGATGATCTAGCGTTAACAGCCAAGTCAACAATCCGATTTACCCGACCTGTAAAGGAAGGTGAGCGTGTTGTTGCAAAAGCGAAAGTGATACATAAGAAAGATCAAAAGGATCGAACAACTGTAGAAGTTCAAAGTGTAGTCGGTGGCGAACTCGTTTTCACAGGTGAATTTGAGATGTATCGCTCTAAAAAATCTGCAAAGGATGAAGCGTAG
- the plsX gene encoding phosphate acyltransferase PlsX, with amino-acid sequence MRLAVDAMGGDHAPKEIVLGVKRALSEFNDIEVILYGDENQIKQYITPGERLTIVHTVEVIEATDEPVRAVKRKKDASMVLMAQAVNNGDADACISAGNTGALMTAGLFIVGRIDGIERPALAPTLPTLDGKGFLMLDLGANVDAKPEHLLQYAIMGSIYAEKVRGINNPRVGLLNIGTEDKKGNELTKKTFQLLKDAPIHFIGNVESRDLLEGPADVVVTDGFTGNMVLKTIEGTALSVFSMLKKTFTASTKNKLAAGLVKNDLKQLKNMLDYTEYGGAGLFGLKAPVIKAHGSSNEVALYNAMRQAREMVKHNVSNTIKDAIKGSEE; translated from the coding sequence ATGAGGTTAGCCGTAGATGCAATGGGCGGAGATCATGCTCCAAAAGAAATAGTTCTTGGTGTAAAACGGGCATTAAGTGAATTTAATGATATAGAAGTGATATTATACGGAGATGAAAATCAAATCAAACAGTACATCACACCAGGTGAACGATTGACAATCGTTCATACGGTTGAAGTAATCGAGGCAACAGACGAACCTGTAAGAGCCGTCAAACGCAAGAAGGATGCATCGATGGTGCTGATGGCACAAGCGGTCAATAATGGAGATGCGGATGCTTGTATTTCAGCAGGGAATACTGGTGCCCTTATGACAGCTGGATTGTTCATTGTAGGCAGAATTGATGGAATTGAACGACCTGCCTTGGCACCTACTCTTCCAACCTTGGATGGTAAGGGGTTTCTTATGCTCGATTTAGGTGCGAATGTCGATGCCAAGCCTGAACATCTGTTGCAATATGCCATCATGGGGAGCATATACGCCGAGAAAGTAAGGGGTATCAACAATCCTCGCGTAGGTTTATTAAACATCGGGACCGAAGATAAAAAAGGGAATGAATTAACCAAGAAGACATTCCAATTGTTGAAGGACGCTCCTATTCATTTTATCGGAAATGTAGAGTCCAGGGACTTACTTGAAGGTCCTGCTGATGTCGTCGTAACCGATGGGTTCACCGGCAATATGGTGTTGAAGACGATTGAGGGAACGGCTCTTTCAGTTTTCTCTATGCTTAAAAAGACGTTCACAGCGTCAACAAAAAATAAATTGGCTGCAGGATTAGTGAAAAATGATTTAAAGCAATTGAAAAATATGCTTGATTATACAGAGTATGGAGGCGCGGGCTTATTTGGTCTGAAGGCACCCGTGATTAAAGCCCATGGCTCATCAAATGAGGTTGCCCTATATAATGCCATGAGACAAGCCAGGGAAATGGTGAAACACAATGTCTCCAATACGATTAAAGATGCCATCAAAGGGAGTGAAGAATAA
- the fabD gene encoding ACP S-malonyltransferase has product MSKIAFIFPGQGSQTVGMGKELADKYPEVQAYFAKADERLESELTSVIFDGPQEELTQTTNAQPALLTTSIAILDRLRKEGITADYTAGHSLGEYSALVAAGALRFEDAVYAVRKRGEFMEEAVPSGEGTMAAVLGMPREPLKEITDLVTKEGHPVGLANLNCPGQIVISGTVKGVDLASEKAKEAGAKRVIPLQVSGPFHSQLMKPAADQFVSILDSITIEDAAVPVIANVTAEPVTNHEEIKRLLIEQLYSPVQWEDSIEKLLELDVDTFIEVGPGKVLSGLVKKVNRRVKTYAVQDEASLEQTIQALKEEA; this is encoded by the coding sequence ATGAGTAAAATTGCATTCATTTTTCCCGGACAAGGTTCTCAAACTGTTGGGATGGGAAAAGAATTAGCTGACAAATACCCTGAAGTACAAGCGTATTTCGCTAAAGCGGATGAAAGATTGGAATCGGAATTAACAAGTGTTATATTTGATGGACCGCAAGAAGAGCTTACTCAAACGACAAATGCTCAGCCAGCTTTATTAACAACGAGCATCGCGATTTTGGATCGTTTAAGAAAAGAAGGTATAACAGCAGATTATACGGCCGGACATAGCTTAGGTGAATATTCCGCCCTGGTAGCTGCGGGTGCCCTCCGCTTTGAAGATGCGGTGTATGCTGTTCGTAAAAGAGGGGAATTCATGGAAGAAGCGGTTCCAAGTGGAGAAGGCACGATGGCTGCTGTTCTGGGTATGCCAAGAGAGCCCCTAAAAGAGATTACCGATCTTGTAACTAAAGAGGGACATCCAGTAGGGCTGGCAAACTTAAATTGTCCTGGTCAAATTGTGATTTCAGGTACGGTGAAAGGAGTGGACCTTGCTTCAGAGAAGGCCAAAGAAGCTGGGGCGAAGAGGGTCATTCCACTTCAAGTGAGTGGTCCATTCCATTCTCAATTAATGAAACCTGCTGCAGATCAGTTTGTTTCAATTTTGGATTCAATTACGATTGAAGATGCAGCTGTCCCGGTCATTGCGAATGTGACGGCAGAACCTGTGACCAATCATGAAGAAATCAAGCGTTTATTAATCGAACAATTATACTCACCTGTTCAATGGGAAGATTCTATTGAGAAATTGCTTGAATTAGATGTGGATACGTTCATTGAAGTTGGACCTGGTAAAGTACTGTCAGGTTTAGTGAAGAAAGTGAATAGACGGGTGAAAACGTATGCTGTTCAAGATGAAGCGTCGTTGGAACAAACCATCCAAGCGTTGAAGGAGGAAGCGTAA
- the fabG gene encoding 3-oxoacyl-[acyl-carrier-protein] reductase, with protein sequence MNLEGKVALVTGASRGIGREIALELAREGCNVAVNYSGSEAKANEVVDEIKGLGREAIAVQCNVSDSDAVQAMVKETISQFGSVDILVNNAGITKDNLLMRMKEAEWDDVININLKGVFLCTKAVTRQMMKQRSGRIINISSIVGVSGNPGQANYVAAKSGVIGLTKTTAKELAPRGITVNAIAPGFISTDMTDQLPQDVRNEMLKQIPLSRFGDPQDIARVVTFVASESASYMTGQTLHIDGGMVM encoded by the coding sequence ATGAATTTAGAAGGAAAAGTTGCCCTTGTAACGGGAGCATCCCGGGGAATAGGGAGGGAAATTGCTCTTGAGCTTGCCCGTGAAGGGTGTAATGTAGCCGTCAACTATTCTGGCAGTGAAGCGAAGGCTAATGAAGTCGTCGATGAGATTAAGGGTTTAGGCAGGGAAGCCATTGCCGTACAATGTAATGTATCAGATAGTGATGCTGTTCAAGCAATGGTGAAGGAAACGATTAGCCAATTCGGTTCAGTGGATATTCTTGTTAATAATGCTGGAATCACGAAGGATAATTTATTAATGAGAATGAAAGAAGCAGAATGGGATGATGTCATCAACATCAATCTTAAAGGCGTTTTCCTTTGCACCAAGGCCGTTACACGTCAAATGATGAAGCAAAGAAGCGGCCGTATCATCAATATTTCTTCGATAGTCGGTGTGAGTGGAAACCCTGGACAGGCAAACTATGTGGCAGCTAAATCTGGTGTGATCGGATTAACGAAAACAACCGCCAAAGAATTGGCACCCCGAGGCATCACGGTGAATGCAATCGCTCCGGGTTTCATTTCCACGGATATGACGGATCAGCTTCCGCAAGATGTACGTAATGAAATGTTAAAGCAGATCCCTCTAAGCCGCTTTGGTGATCCTCAGGATATTGCGAGGGTGGTAACCTTCGTTGCATCTGAATCTGCTTCTTATATGACAGGGCAAACTCTTCATATCGATGGTGGAATGGTCATGTAA
- the acpP gene encoding acyl carrier protein, whose translation MAEVLDRVTKIIVDRLGVDESQVTLEASFKEDLGADSLDVVELVMELEDEFDMEISDDDAEKIGTVGDAVNYIKAKA comes from the coding sequence ATGGCAGAAGTATTAGATCGTGTAACAAAAATTATCGTAGATCGTCTAGGTGTAGATGAATCTCAAGTAACTCTTGAAGCTTCTTTCAAAGAAGATCTAGGAGCTGACTCCCTTGATGTAGTTGAGCTGGTTATGGAACTTGAAGATGAATTTGACATGGAAATCTCTGACGATGATGCTGAAAAAATCGGCACAGTAGGTGATGCTGTGAACTACATAAAAGCAAAAGCTTAA
- the rnc gene encoding ribonuclease III — protein MRKQSRNKGISRHKNDSKFKTFQNEIGIQFNDEKLLKQAFTHSSYVNEHRRKPYEDNERLEFLGDAVLELTVSQFLFKKYPMMSEGELTKLRAAIVCEPSLVKFSIEMNFGELILLGKGEEMTGGRERPALLADVFEAFIGAVYLDQGLETVISILEKVVYPKINVGAFSHVMDYKSQLQELVQRGSAGMIEYSILEESGPAHNRQFISRVSLNDEELGIGKGRSKKEAEQQAAQKALEKLKQKLDAK, from the coding sequence ATGCGGAAGCAAAGTAGAAACAAAGGAATATCCAGACATAAAAATGATAGTAAGTTTAAAACGTTTCAAAATGAAATCGGAATTCAATTTAATGATGAAAAACTACTTAAACAAGCTTTTACTCATTCATCCTATGTGAATGAGCATCGTCGTAAGCCTTATGAAGACAACGAACGCTTAGAATTTCTTGGAGATGCCGTTTTGGAATTAACGGTTTCTCAATTCTTATTCAAGAAGTATCCAATGATGAGTGAAGGTGAACTTACCAAATTAAGGGCCGCCATAGTATGTGAGCCTTCCTTGGTTAAGTTCTCGATTGAAATGAATTTCGGAGAACTCATCTTACTTGGTAAAGGGGAAGAAATGACAGGCGGTCGGGAAAGACCAGCATTACTCGCAGATGTCTTCGAGGCGTTTATCGGAGCGGTATATTTGGATCAAGGGTTAGAAACAGTGATTTCAATCCTTGAAAAAGTTGTCTATCCAAAAATTAACGTCGGTGCTTTTTCTCATGTGATGGATTATAAGAGTCAGTTACAAGAGCTGGTCCAACGAGGCAGTGCAGGGATGATTGAATACAGCATCCTTGAAGAAAGCGGGCCTGCCCATAACCGGCAGTTTATTTCCCGAGTTAGTTTAAATGATGAAGAATTAGGCATTGGAAAAGGACGATCTAAGAAGGAAGCTGAACAACAAGCCGCACAGAAGGCTCTTGAGAAGCTAAAACAAAAGCTAGACGCTAAATAG